The Pirellulales bacterium DNA segment AGCTTTTCGCCGTGTGTGGAATCGAACGTGGGCACTTCATCGATCGAGGGCGAAACGACGCTCCATGCCCAAACGATCGCCAAGAGGGCGCTCGCACAGCACGCAAGCGCGATGCATCGGCGCGGCGAGAGCTTCATGGGACGTTCGATCCACTTGAGCCTAGGTTCCGCAAACGGCCGGCTTTTACCAGCTTTGCGCAATTGGCTCAAGAGAGATTCGGGCCGCGCCGCGTTTTGAAATACAAAAATGCGTCCGCAGATTTCACAGATTTCGCCGATGGATTGATCACCTGGCGACAATCGACTCAGTCGGAGCGCGTCACCACAGTTTCCTGATCTGTGTCATCTGCGAAATCCGCGGATGCATTCGTCTCGCAGCGACAATCTCGCGAGGACATCTACAGATGCTATTCCGCGCGCCCATGACCGCGCGCGCCGACGCGATGGCCCAGCAGTTCCGGCCCGGCCAAGCGCGCCTGCAGATCGGCAACCTGGCTGCTCAAGCGCCGTAGCTCGTCGTGCCAGGCGTGAATGTCGCGGCATTGCCGGGACAGATCAGCGAAAAACCCGGCCGTGAGCTTGGGGCTGGCCCACGCCTGCGCCACTTCGTTGATTTCCGCGCTCAGTCCGCGCCGCAGCCGCGAGGTGAACGACCACAGCAGAAGCGCACTCCACGCCCCCAGCACCAGCGCCGCGCCGAGAAAGAAATCCGTCCCCAGCACCGGCTGGGCCGTCGTGGCGAATCCCCATTCCGGCGCGAGCCACGAGTCGTAGAAAAAATTCTTGGCAAAGCGGTAGAGTAGTGCCACGCACATCACGGAAAACAGAACTTCATAGATGGCGCGGGTGAACAGCCCGCAGTGCCGCCCAGTTTGCCGGTTAATGACGGCTTGCAGTTGAGCCGAGGCATCGCCAATGAAGCTGTTGGCGACCGCGGCGGCCTCGCGTTGGAGGACCGCTGGTTCGAGTTCGCGGCGATCGAGCCCGGCCTCGGCCGCGTAGCCATCGATGATGATGGCGCCTGTGCGCAAGTCGGATTCCTCCCAACCGAGCGCCGCGGCGCGCGTGGTGGCCGACTGACCGCGGCGCTCATTGCGGCGTGCCCGCCAGCGGCGGCCACCTTCCAGCGCGCCCCACAAGGCCAATTGTGCCGCGCTGCGCACGCGCACCAGCGCCGCGCCCGCCACCAGGCCGCCCAAGCCCTGATACAGGCGCAGCAGGCAGGAGAACGGGCTGAATCCCCACCGCGACGTGACTTCCCCGACCAGCCGGCTCTCCCAGCTGCGCCGGCTGGCCAGCAGCTCTTCACGCAGGCGTTCGGTCAAGCGCGCGGCGAGCCGTGTGCGCTGTTCCTGGATACCGGCCTCGAGTTGTTCAACCTGCGCCATGCTGCTGGCAACTCGCTCCTGGCAGGCAGCGAGCGATTCACCGACCAGGTCCAGGAAATTCGCGCGACGAATGCGATGGGTGGCGGCGACCGTGAGTTCGCGCGTGAGCAAGTCCACCAGCCGGCCGAATTCGCCGCGCGGCTTGACGCCTTGTCGCGTCTCGGCGATGGCCGTCAGCGAGTCGACGAAAAACATCTCGCCGGTCGAGTAATCCCCGGCAAGTGCGCGCTGCCAATCTTCGCGCACGTCGGCATCGACGTCGGCGTGTGTTTGCACGAAAACCAGGCGCGCGCCGGCCGCGGCGCCCGCCAGCTCCTCCGTCACCCGCGCGCTGCGATACTTCTGCTGTGTCGTCGCCACCAGCAGCACGTCACAATGCGGCAAAAGCTCGCGCAGCCTGGCCAGGTTCGTGCCGCGCAGTGCTTCGTCTTCCGTCGTGTCGGGATCAGGGCAATCCAAGAGCACGAGATCGCGCAGCACCGGCGCGTCGCGCTCGATCACGGTCACCGAATCGGGGTCGATCCCCAGCATCGCCAGCCGGAGTCCCGGACGGCAAACGAGCGTCGGCTGCCGGGTCGTGGGACGTTCGCGTCCGGCGGAAGTGACTTCAGCCCCGACGAGTGCATTCACCAGCGTGCTTTTTCCGGTGCCGGTGCCGCCGAGCGTGGCCACGACCAAGGGCGAATCGAGCCGCACGCGCAACGTGTCAACGCGCGCCAGCAACCGCCGCACCAACGCCTGGCAATGACGCGCTTGCGGCCAGCCAGGACTGTGCTCGGCCCACGTCGAGAGCTCACCCGCCAGCGAGTCGACCTCGGCCAGCAAGCCCAGGTGCGTCAGCATTTCATGCGACATGATTTCCAGACACGCCGGGTTCAGACTTGCACGGCCGCCTGCCGGCGGATGCCAGAGCCAGGTTTTGCAGAACGTTTAGTATAACACGGGCGTGACGTGACCCGGCAGCGGCGGGCCCTCGCGGCTGCTTGTGCCACTTGAACCCTTTCGCCGAACTTCACAACGTGGCGTGCGTCAGCTCTTCGGGCGCCGGTTCGGGGGGTAACGGTGCGGGGGTGGGCTGCGACTGTTTCTTCGCACGCACGGTATCGCACAACCCTTGCACGTCGGCCAGCACAACCGTTTCATCCACTGTCACAGGTTGCCCCTGCGCGTTCTCTTGGGCTTGCAGGATGCATTCGAGAGCCAAAGCAACGTCGTCGGCCGTCAGCACTCCGCGCACGCGTCCCTCGTCGACAACCGGCAGGCAGGAAATCTGATGATCGACCATCAACGCAGTAGCCGGGCCCAAGGGTGCCCCCGACGGCACGCACACCGGTCCCCGCGT contains these protein-coding regions:
- a CDS encoding GTPase domain-containing protein, with product MSHEMLTHLGLLAEVDSLAGELSTWAEHSPGWPQARHCQALVRRLLARVDTLRVRLDSPLVVATLGGTGTGKSTLVNALVGAEVTSAGRERPTTRQPTLVCRPGLRLAMLGIDPDSVTVIERDAPVLRDLVLLDCPDPDTTEDEALRGTNLARLRELLPHCDVLLVATTQQKYRSARVTEELAGAAAGARLVFVQTHADVDADVREDWQRALAGDYSTGEMFFVDSLTAIAETRQGVKPRGEFGRLVDLLTRELTVAATHRIRRANFLDLVGESLAACQERVASSMAQVEQLEAGIQEQRTRLAARLTERLREELLASRRSWESRLVGEVTSRWGFSPFSCLLRLYQGLGGLVAGAALVRVRSAAQLALWGALEGGRRWRARRNERRGQSATTRAAALGWEESDLRTGAIIIDGYAAEAGLDRRELEPAVLQREAAAVANSFIGDASAQLQAVINRQTGRHCGLFTRAIYEVLFSVMCVALLYRFAKNFFYDSWLAPEWGFATTAQPVLGTDFFLGAALVLGAWSALLLWSFTSRLRRGLSAEINEVAQAWASPKLTAGFFADLSRQCRDIHAWHDELRRLSSQVADLQARLAGPELLGHRVGARGHGRAE